One Sodalinema gerasimenkoae IPPAS B-353 DNA segment encodes these proteins:
- the glyA gene encoding serine hydroxymethyltransferase has protein sequence MTQTNLDFLAASDPTLAEILNSELQRQQDHLELIASENFTSAAVLAAQGSVLTNKYAEGLPNKRYYGGCEHIDRAEQLAIDRAKELFGAAHANVQPHSGAQANFAVFLALLKPGDTIMGMDLSHGGHLTHGSPVNVSGKWFNVQHYGVSQETEQLDYEEIRQLALKHRPKLLICGYSAYPRTIHFDKFRAIADEVGAYLLADIAHIAGLVASGHHPNPLPHCHVVTTTTHKTLRGPRGGLILTQDADLGKKLDKAVFPGSQGGPLEHVIAAKAVAFGEALKPDFKTYSAQVIENAQAMAGQLQERGLKIVSNGTDNHLMLVDLRSVSMTGKRADALVSGVNITANKNTVPFDPESPFVTSGLRLGSPAMTTRGMGVVEFKEIANIIADRLLNPEDEAVAETCRQRVASLCQQFPLYPHLRIPVPAMA, from the coding sequence ATGACTCAGACTAACTTAGACTTCCTGGCTGCCAGCGATCCCACCCTGGCGGAGATCCTCAACTCGGAACTGCAACGCCAGCAGGATCACCTAGAACTCATCGCCAGCGAAAACTTCACCTCCGCTGCGGTTCTAGCGGCCCAAGGGTCGGTTCTCACCAACAAATACGCCGAGGGGCTGCCCAACAAACGCTACTACGGCGGCTGCGAACATATCGATCGCGCTGAACAACTGGCCATCGACCGTGCCAAAGAGCTATTTGGCGCAGCTCACGCCAACGTTCAGCCCCATTCCGGCGCCCAAGCCAATTTTGCGGTCTTCCTAGCCTTGCTGAAGCCAGGAGACACCATTATGGGCATGGATTTGTCTCATGGGGGTCACCTCACCCATGGTTCTCCAGTGAATGTCTCGGGGAAATGGTTTAACGTCCAGCATTACGGAGTCAGCCAGGAGACCGAACAACTCGACTACGAGGAAATCCGCCAACTGGCCCTCAAGCACCGGCCCAAACTCCTCATCTGCGGCTACTCCGCCTATCCTCGCACCATCCACTTCGACAAATTCCGGGCCATCGCCGATGAAGTGGGCGCCTATCTCCTGGCTGACATTGCCCACATCGCCGGACTCGTCGCCAGCGGCCATCACCCCAACCCCCTCCCCCATTGCCATGTGGTCACCACCACCACCCACAAAACCCTACGCGGTCCCCGGGGCGGTCTGATTCTGACCCAGGATGCTGACTTGGGTAAAAAACTCGATAAAGCCGTCTTCCCCGGTAGCCAAGGCGGTCCCTTGGAACATGTCATCGCCGCCAAAGCTGTGGCCTTCGGAGAAGCCCTCAAACCAGACTTTAAGACCTATTCCGCCCAGGTGATTGAGAATGCCCAAGCCATGGCCGGGCAACTCCAGGAACGGGGTCTTAAAATTGTCTCCAATGGCACCGATAACCACTTGATGCTGGTCGATTTGCGATCGGTAAGCATGACCGGGAAACGGGCCGATGCCTTGGTGAGTGGGGTTAATATCACCGCCAACAAAAATACCGTTCCTTTCGATCCCGAATCTCCCTTCGTCACCAGTGGCTTACGCTTGGGGTCCCCCGCCATGACCACTCGGGGCATGGGTGTGGTCGAATTTAAGGAAATCGCGAACATTATCGCCGATCGCCTCCTCAACCCGGAGGATGAGGCTGTGGCTGAGACCTGCCGTCAACGGGTCGCTAGCCTTTGTCAGCAGTTCCCGCTGTATCCACATTTACGGATTCCGGTTCCCGCTATGGCGTAG
- a CDS encoding cupin-like domain-containing protein, giving the protein MTQTNPETVTNSPETQDATIPFLPVKELSPEQWSTQDFIQEHQIPGIPVVLRQGVSEPEWNLEYLESKIGSEKFLCRFYGQERQTLDKRQWQTIGSGIAAKCLSFFEYANLVRSGKAHREDIYLAKCPLATTPLANSPSLQALGPQFNLHKGITDFNLWAGAGGHTESLHYDTFDGTLIQLAGQKRVVLFPPSQLSNLYPFPLIGHLHHGLKLRSWFSQVYPDKPDFGAFPGLEEALKHRYEVILNPGDVLYLPVGWWHEVSALGEGFVCSANRFWAVFPRRRVLSQWSSWRTYFAFLLSMPFMSLKFIQALTKPNRKEELEKVLRMF; this is encoded by the coding sequence ATGACTCAAACCAATCCTGAAACTGTCACAAACTCCCCCGAAACACAAGACGCAACAATTCCTTTTTTGCCCGTCAAGGAGTTATCTCCAGAGCAATGGTCAACTCAGGACTTTATTCAAGAGCATCAAATTCCGGGGATTCCCGTAGTTCTGCGCCAGGGAGTGTCTGAACCGGAATGGAACCTGGAGTATTTAGAGTCAAAAATCGGCTCGGAAAAATTCCTCTGTCGCTTTTATGGCCAGGAGCGACAAACCCTCGACAAACGACAATGGCAAACCATCGGCAGTGGTATTGCGGCTAAATGTCTCTCATTTTTTGAGTATGCGAACCTAGTACGCTCTGGAAAGGCTCACCGTGAGGATATTTATTTAGCCAAATGTCCCCTTGCCACAACACCGTTAGCGAACTCCCCGAGCTTGCAAGCTCTTGGTCCTCAATTTAACCTGCACAAAGGCATAACTGACTTCAATCTTTGGGCTGGGGCCGGTGGTCATACCGAAAGCCTACATTATGATACCTTTGATGGCACGTTAATTCAGTTAGCCGGACAAAAACGGGTGGTGTTATTCCCTCCTTCGCAACTGTCTAACCTCTATCCTTTCCCCCTAATAGGTCATCTGCACCATGGCTTAAAACTCCGGTCTTGGTTTAGCCAAGTGTATCCAGACAAACCTGATTTTGGGGCGTTCCCCGGTCTTGAAGAAGCCTTAAAACACCGCTATGAAGTGATTTTAAATCCCGGCGATGTTCTCTATCTTCCTGTGGGTTGGTGGCATGAAGTCAGTGCCCTAGGAGAGGGGTTTGTCTGTTCCGCAAACCGATTTTGGGCCGTGTTTCCCCGCCGCCGGGTCTTATCTCAATGGAGTTCCTGGCGTACCTATTTTGCCTTTTTGTTATCGATGCCCTTCATGAGCTTGAAATTTATTCAAGCCCTCACCAAACCGAACCGCAAGGAAGAGTTAGAAAAAGTATTACGGATGTTCTAA